The genomic segment CAGCCCAGCGGCGCCAACCTGAGCCTGAGCGGCGGCGCCGACGGGTCGAGCAAGGCCGGCGGCACCAGCTACGGCAACGTCAAGGACGGCAGCCTGAGCACGTACTGGTCGCCCAGCGGGACCACCGGCAGCATCTCGATCAAGTGGAGCGCGGCCACCACGGTCGGCCGCATCTCCATCCGCGAGGTGTCACCGGCGGTCACCGCCTACCGGGTGCTCAACGGCGACACGGGCGCGGTGCTCAAGACCGGCTCGGGCGCGGGCGTCATCAGCTTCACGCCCACCTCGCTCAAGAAGGTCACATTCGAGATCACGAGCGCGAGCTCGGCGCCGCGGGTGGCCGAGTTCGAGACGTACGCGAGCTGACGCGACGGAGGGTCTCCCCGAGCTGACCGGCTCGGCGAGGCCCTCCGCCCCCGGACGGGGTGCCGGTCAGCGGTTCGCCACCGCGGCCGTATCAACTCCGGAGCGTTCAGCTAGGTCCAGTAGAGGATCCGGCAGGCGGGGAGCCGCGCGGCGATCTCCGAGGAGAACCAGCCGCGCAGGGAAGCCATCACGTCCGGCGGGTAGACGTACTTGACCGCGCCGAACTTGCCGCGTTTGCGGCTGCGAGTCTCCTCGTCCATCTCCAGCCGGGTCCGCGGATACCAGCCGAGCAGCACCTCCTTGCTGCCCGGGGTGAACCGGTGCGTGATCAGCTCGGCGGTCAGGTCCAGACCCGGCACCCCGTCGACGGCGGCCGCCACCGCGTCCAGCAGTTCGCCGTAGTGCTCGCGCCAGCCGTCCACCGGCATGATCGGCGCGATGGTCAGGCCTACGGCGTAACCGTCGAGCGCCAGCGTGCGCAGCGCCGCGATCCGCTCCGCCAAGGGCGAGGTGCCACCCTCCATCCGCGTGGTCACCGGCAGGCAGTTCACACTCAACCGCACCCGCGTACGCCCGTGGTGCGCGAGCCCGGCGAAGGCGTCCACGTCCCCGAACTTCGTCGTCCAGCGCAGCTGCACCGGCGCGTCCCAGGCCCCGAAGTGCTCGACGGCCCGCTGCCAGCTGCCGGTCAGGTGGTCCAGCGCCAGCGGGTCGGTGTAGCAGGACGCCTCGAAGGTCGTGCCCTCGTCGCGGCGCGCCGCCCGGCGGCTGGTGACCCGTCCCTGCCCGACGTAGTCGGCGAGCCCGTCGAGGAT from the Paractinoplanes abujensis genome contains:
- a CDS encoding spore photoproduct lyase family protein codes for the protein MTDLNVPLALDEIGAPHSASGEEVWTHDLSGVAPPARPARRWTPKRVVATPPAYDHPHGLRIMARLEALGLEVERLKTARLTGVRGENDRQTYARAKSTLAVVVSPPSRRKLQPIAPSADWRVDLAEGCPAHCQYCYLAGSLSGPPVTRVYADLDDILDGLADYVGQGRVTSRRAARRDEGTTFEASCYTDPLALDHLTGSWQRAVEHFGAWDAPVQLRWTTKFGDVDAFAGLAHHGRTRVRLSVNCLPVTTRMEGGTSPLAERIAALRTLALDGYAVGLTIAPIMPVDGWREHYGELLDAVAAAVDGVPGLDLTAELITHRFTPGSKEVLLGWYPRTRLEMDEETRSRKRGKFGAVKYVYPPDVMASLRGWFSSEIAARLPACRILYWT